In Arthrobacter sp. StoSoilB5, one genomic interval encodes:
- a CDS encoding ABC transporter ATP-binding protein, translating into MTDSRPIAVGENTPGCKKRDPIVVAENVTRSFGGINAVDVEYLEIPRHKITALIGPNGAGKTTLFNLLTGFDTPNSGKWQFEGNSIAGVSSYKVARMGMVRTFQLTKVMGKLTVMENMRLGAANQPGERLSKALFKGIWGGREKEITAQADVLLEKFKLDTKKDDYAASLSGGQRKLLEMARSLMVRPKLVMLDEPMAGVNPALTQSLLDHIKNLKAEGMTVLFVEHDMNMVRHIADWVVVMAEGKIVAEGPPGEVMKNPAVIDAYLGAHHDVDLGDAEGIKVLEAELEADEESVVGTEDAGILSDIVETKKEDGK; encoded by the coding sequence ATGACCGATTCGCGTCCCATCGCGGTCGGAGAAAACACTCCCGGCTGCAAGAAGCGGGATCCGATCGTCGTCGCCGAAAACGTTACGCGGTCCTTCGGCGGCATCAACGCCGTGGACGTCGAATACCTTGAGATCCCCCGCCACAAGATCACGGCCTTGATTGGGCCCAACGGTGCCGGCAAGACCACACTGTTCAACTTGCTCACGGGCTTTGACACTCCAAACAGCGGCAAGTGGCAGTTTGAAGGAAACAGCATTGCCGGCGTCTCGTCCTACAAAGTGGCACGCATGGGCATGGTGCGGACATTCCAGCTGACCAAGGTCATGGGCAAGCTGACAGTCATGGAAAACATGCGGCTGGGTGCAGCAAACCAGCCGGGCGAGCGCCTCTCCAAGGCTCTGTTCAAGGGCATCTGGGGTGGCCGCGAGAAGGAGATCACGGCACAAGCAGACGTGCTCCTTGAGAAGTTCAAGCTGGACACCAAGAAGGACGACTACGCGGCTTCCCTCTCAGGCGGTCAGCGTAAGCTCCTCGAGATGGCCCGCTCCCTCATGGTGCGGCCCAAGCTCGTCATGCTGGATGAGCCCATGGCTGGCGTGAACCCGGCACTGACCCAGTCCCTGCTGGACCACATTAAGAACCTCAAGGCTGAGGGCATGACGGTCCTCTTCGTGGAGCACGACATGAACATGGTGCGCCACATCGCAGACTGGGTAGTAGTCATGGCAGAAGGAAAAATCGTGGCCGAGGGTCCTCCCGGCGAAGTCATGAAGAACCCCGCCGTGATCGACGCCTACCTTGGCGCACACCACGATGTTGACCTCGGCGACGCAGAGGGCATCAAGGTGCTCGAGGCAGAACTTGAAGCCGACGAAGAATCGGTAGTGGGAACAGAAGACGCAGGCATACTGTCCGACATCGTAGAAACCAAGAAGGAGGACGGGAAATGA
- a CDS encoding Ppx/GppA phosphatase family protein — MSRVAAIDCGTNSIRLLIADASANGAPGPLTDVVREMRVVRLGQGVDATGELAPEALERTFSATADYAALIREHGAGRVRFAATSATRDARNRQVFVDGIRELLGVEPEVISGDEEAALSFAGASSVLPVTGDDAVLVVDLGGGSTEFVLGDSSGVIAARSVDIGCVRLTERHLRSDPPTAAQIAAAEADVDAALDLAGQTVPLDRATAVVGVAGSITTITAHALGLSAYQPDRIHGAYLDIETISDACTSLLEMTRDERAVLPYMHPGRVDVIGAGALVWRRILERVAAVGHGAITGAISSEHDILDGIALSIRDSA; from the coding sequence ATGAGCCGCGTCGCCGCCATTGACTGCGGAACCAACTCCATCCGCCTCCTCATTGCCGACGCCTCGGCCAACGGGGCACCCGGGCCGCTGACCGACGTCGTGCGTGAAATGCGCGTGGTACGGCTTGGCCAGGGCGTGGACGCTACGGGCGAACTCGCACCGGAGGCCTTGGAGCGCACCTTCTCCGCCACAGCGGACTATGCAGCGCTTATCCGTGAACACGGTGCCGGGCGCGTTCGCTTTGCGGCGACCTCGGCCACCCGCGATGCCCGGAATCGCCAGGTTTTCGTTGACGGAATTCGAGAGCTTCTGGGTGTGGAGCCTGAAGTTATCTCCGGTGATGAGGAAGCTGCGCTGTCCTTCGCAGGTGCCAGCAGCGTTTTGCCGGTTACAGGCGATGACGCCGTTCTGGTGGTTGACCTCGGTGGTGGCAGCACCGAATTCGTCCTCGGCGATTCCAGCGGTGTGATTGCCGCTCGTTCGGTGGACATCGGCTGCGTGCGGTTGACGGAACGCCACCTTCGCAGCGACCCGCCTACGGCTGCGCAGATTGCAGCAGCGGAGGCCGACGTCGATGCCGCACTTGACCTTGCCGGCCAAACAGTTCCGCTGGACCGTGCCACAGCTGTGGTTGGCGTAGCGGGTTCAATCACCACTATTACCGCCCATGCCTTGGGCCTGAGCGCGTACCAGCCGGACAGGATCCACGGCGCCTACCTGGATATTGAAACCATCAGCGACGCCTGCACCAGCCTGCTGGAGATGACCCGCGACGAACGGGCCGTTCTTCCCTACATGCATCCAGGCCGCGTGGACGTCATTGGTGCTGGAGCCCTGGTGTGGCGGCGCATCCTGGAACGGGTTGCCGCCGTGGGCCACGGTGCCATCACCGGTGCCATCTCCAGCGAACACGACATCCTGGATGGAATTGCCCTGAGTATCCGGGACTCCGCATGA
- a CDS encoding S8 family serine peptidase, translating to MTLRCHRPLSAAFAAMLAGGALAGALLTAPAAMADSWRDKEYWLKESGITNAWQVSKGAGVKVAIIDSGVDGGHPDLKGVVVGGTDVSGAGAPNGQKSIGAKTEHGTLVATMLAGRGHTTPAASPSPSAATTVPPAGGPEGIVGVAPEAEILAVSTWLGSPNPGGKTDQEQIPDAVRWAVDNGAKVINISLGSTSPVWPQSWDAAFLYAEQKDVVIVAAAGNRVGGNVQVGAPATIPGVLTVAGLDADGQASVDSSSQGISIGVAAPAENLLGGLPGGGYAQWAGTSGSAPIVSGVAALIRSKWPDMSAKQVINRIVSTAKDAGAPGKDPLYGYGVLNAEAALKDDVETTTTNPLGSVADWIRVHRRGDFSTPTQAPVASPTSAAPTLPDPTVPAAATPAHVDDALPAAVVLGFGGIFAVIVVGASIQLRRVAKNPPAAAEEAETGALEAVDPPTRK from the coding sequence ATGACCTTGCGATGCCACCGCCCACTTTCTGCTGCCTTTGCCGCAATGCTGGCCGGGGGAGCGCTTGCGGGCGCGCTCTTGACTGCGCCGGCGGCCATGGCCGATTCCTGGCGGGACAAGGAGTACTGGCTCAAGGAATCGGGAATCACGAATGCCTGGCAGGTCTCCAAGGGAGCAGGGGTCAAGGTCGCCATCATCGATAGCGGCGTTGACGGAGGCCATCCTGACCTGAAGGGCGTCGTGGTGGGCGGTACGGACGTATCCGGTGCCGGAGCCCCCAACGGCCAGAAGAGCATCGGCGCGAAGACCGAGCACGGAACCCTTGTGGCCACCATGCTTGCCGGTCGCGGACACACAACGCCCGCAGCTTCCCCGTCGCCCTCAGCCGCGACGACGGTTCCTCCTGCCGGGGGACCGGAGGGGATCGTTGGCGTCGCGCCTGAAGCGGAGATCCTGGCAGTGTCCACTTGGCTTGGTTCACCCAACCCGGGAGGCAAAACGGACCAGGAGCAGATTCCCGACGCCGTGCGTTGGGCCGTGGACAATGGCGCAAAGGTCATCAATATTTCCTTGGGCAGCACCTCGCCGGTGTGGCCCCAAAGCTGGGATGCAGCGTTCCTTTATGCCGAACAAAAAGATGTGGTGATCGTCGCTGCCGCCGGCAACCGCGTGGGTGGCAACGTCCAGGTTGGAGCTCCTGCCACCATTCCCGGCGTGCTTACCGTGGCCGGTCTCGACGCCGACGGCCAGGCCAGTGTTGACTCCTCCTCCCAGGGGATCAGTATTGGCGTTGCAGCACCTGCCGAAAATCTGTTGGGTGGCCTTCCCGGGGGCGGATACGCGCAATGGGCTGGAACTTCCGGGTCCGCGCCCATCGTTTCCGGCGTGGCCGCACTCATCCGGTCCAAGTGGCCTGACATGAGCGCAAAGCAGGTCATCAACAGGATTGTGAGCACGGCCAAGGACGCCGGCGCTCCCGGCAAGGACCCGCTCTACGGCTACGGTGTGCTCAATGCGGAGGCAGCGCTGAAGGATGACGTAGAGACCACAACCACCAATCCGCTCGGTTCCGTCGCGGACTGGATCCGTGTCCACCGGCGAGGTGACTTCAGCACGCCGACCCAGGCCCCGGTGGCCAGTCCTACCAGTGCGGCACCCACACTGCCCGATCCCACCGTTCCTGCTGCGGCAACTCCTGCGCATGTGGATGACGCCCTTCCGGCCGCCGTCGTGCTCGGATTCGGCGGCATTTTCGCTGTGATCGTCGTGGGGGCGTCCATCCAATTGCGCAGGGTCGCCAAGAACCCTCCTGCTGCCGCGGAGGAGGCCGAAACGGGAGCACTGGAAGCGGTGGATCCGCCCACCAGGAAGTAG
- a CDS encoding ABC transporter ATP-binding protein: MSSTSAMPASADAPASESVVKVTNLVAGYIPGVNILNGCSIEARKGELIGIIGPNGAGKSTLLKAMFGLVKVHSGTVVVRGQDLTGLKANKLVTQGVGFVPQTNNVFATLTIEENLQMGMFQRPKAFAERFDFVTSLFPELAKRRAQRAGSLSGGERQMVAMGRALMMDPAVLLLDEPSAGLSPVKQDETFLRVHEINRAGVSVIMVEQNARRCLQICDRGYVLDQGKDAYTGTGRELMKDPKVIQLYLGTLADEV, translated from the coding sequence ATGAGCAGCACCAGTGCAATGCCCGCCTCGGCAGATGCTCCGGCAAGTGAATCCGTCGTCAAAGTCACCAACCTGGTGGCGGGCTACATTCCTGGCGTCAACATCCTCAACGGCTGCTCCATCGAGGCCCGCAAGGGCGAGCTGATCGGCATTATCGGCCCCAATGGTGCTGGTAAGTCCACCCTGCTGAAGGCCATGTTCGGCCTGGTGAAAGTCCATTCCGGCACAGTGGTGGTCCGGGGCCAGGATCTCACCGGTTTGAAGGCCAACAAGCTGGTTACGCAGGGCGTCGGCTTTGTCCCCCAGACCAACAATGTCTTCGCAACCCTCACCATCGAAGAGAACCTCCAGATGGGCATGTTCCAGCGGCCCAAGGCGTTCGCTGAACGCTTCGACTTCGTCACCAGCCTCTTCCCGGAGCTGGCCAAGCGACGTGCCCAGCGCGCCGGTTCCCTCTCCGGCGGTGAACGCCAGATGGTAGCCATGGGGCGCGCACTCATGATGGATCCCGCGGTACTCCTGCTCGATGAGCCATCGGCGGGCCTCTCCCCCGTCAAGCAGGACGAGACCTTCCTTCGAGTCCACGAGATCAACCGCGCCGGCGTCTCAGTCATCATGGTGGAACAGAACGCCCGCCGCTGCCTGCAGATCTGCGACCGTGGCTACGTCCTGGACCAAGGAAAGGATGCCTACACGGGCACGGGTCGCGAGCTCATGAAGGACCCCAAGGTCATCCAGTTGTACTTGGGAACCCTGGCAGACGAGGTCTAG
- the eno gene encoding phosphopyruvate hydratase produces the protein MALIDAIHAREILDSRGNPTVEVEVLLSDGQIGRAAVPSGASTGEHEAVELRDGDKGRYLGKGVQKAVDAVIDEISPALIGFDATDQRSIDQAMIDLDGTPNKSKLGANAILGVSLAVANAAAASSDLPLYKYLGGPNAHVLPVPLMNILNGGSHADSDVDIQEFMIAPIGAETFSEGLRWGVEVYHNLKSVLQEKGLSTGLGDEGGFAPNLPSNRAALDLIQEAIKNAGYTPGTDIALALDVASSEFYKDGAYQFEGKALTASEMSAYYAELVADYPLVSIEDPLDENDWEGWKTLTDTIGDKVQLVGDDLFVTNPVRLQQGIDAATANSLLVKVNQIGSLTETLDAVSLAQRSGYTTITSHRSGETEDTTIADIAVATNAGQIKTGAPARSERVAKYNQLLRIEEELDDAARYAGRSAFPRFKG, from the coding sequence ATGGCGCTTATCGATGCCATCCACGCCCGCGAAATCCTTGATTCCCGCGGAAACCCGACCGTAGAAGTTGAGGTCCTGCTTTCCGACGGCCAGATCGGCCGCGCAGCAGTTCCCTCCGGCGCCTCCACCGGCGAGCACGAAGCTGTTGAACTCCGCGACGGCGACAAGGGCCGTTACCTCGGCAAGGGTGTCCAGAAGGCCGTTGACGCGGTCATCGACGAGATCTCGCCGGCACTCATTGGTTTCGACGCAACGGACCAGCGCAGCATCGACCAAGCCATGATCGACCTCGACGGCACCCCCAACAAGAGCAAGCTCGGCGCCAACGCCATCCTGGGTGTTTCCCTGGCCGTTGCCAACGCTGCCGCAGCTTCCTCGGACCTGCCGCTCTACAAGTACCTCGGCGGCCCGAACGCACACGTCCTCCCGGTTCCGCTGATGAACATCCTCAACGGTGGCTCGCACGCTGACTCCGACGTCGACATCCAGGAATTCATGATCGCCCCCATCGGCGCCGAGACCTTCTCCGAGGGCCTGCGCTGGGGCGTTGAGGTCTACCACAACCTCAAGTCCGTCCTCCAGGAAAAGGGCCTGTCCACGGGCCTCGGCGACGAAGGTGGCTTTGCCCCCAACCTGCCGTCCAACCGCGCTGCCCTGGACCTGATCCAGGAAGCCATCAAGAACGCCGGCTACACCCCGGGTACGGACATCGCCCTTGCCCTGGATGTTGCATCTTCCGAGTTCTACAAGGACGGTGCCTACCAGTTCGAAGGCAAGGCACTGACCGCCTCCGAGATGAGCGCCTACTACGCTGAGCTTGTTGCCGACTACCCGCTGGTTTCCATCGAAGACCCGCTGGACGAGAACGACTGGGAAGGCTGGAAGACCCTTACCGACACCATCGGTGACAAGGTCCAGCTGGTGGGCGATGACCTCTTCGTCACCAACCCGGTCCGCCTGCAGCAGGGCATCGACGCCGCTACGGCCAACTCCCTGCTGGTCAAGGTCAACCAGATCGGTTCCCTGACCGAAACGCTCGACGCCGTTTCGCTGGCCCAGCGCTCCGGCTACACCACCATCACCTCGCACCGCTCCGGCGAAACCGAGGACACCACGATTGCTGACATCGCCGTTGCCACCAACGCGGGCCAGATCAAGACCGGTGCCCCGGCCCGCTCCGAGCGCGTCGCCAAGTACAACCAGCTCCTGCGCATCGAAGAAGAACTCGACGACGCCGCACGTTACGCCGGACGCAGCGCGTTCCCGCGTTTCAAGGGCTAG
- a CDS encoding septum formation initiator family protein encodes MATRRPKVPRADALGRPNSAGRPNSAGRPNSAGRPNSAGSAGGDVIEAEFGASRSSAESSTPATATRKPSAPKTPGSSKAPGSTKTSGSSKAPGSARTSAAKTSRPTSMKSADKASGNSAREAQDLDPVPAKAFSGRMLALAVVMIAITIMLAPTVRIFLEKRAEISALEAEIASNQAEQAELNKQLSRWQDPNYVKQQARDRINMVMPGETGYWVFGGEEAAGTPGGRTGSGSSANPANLPWVDALWESIRRSATD; translated from the coding sequence ATGGCCACCCGTCGTCCAAAGGTTCCCAGGGCCGACGCCCTTGGTAGGCCGAATAGCGCAGGTCGGCCGAACAGCGCAGGTAGGCCGAACAGCGCAGGTCGGCCCAACAGCGCAGGCTCTGCGGGCGGGGACGTCATCGAGGCCGAGTTCGGCGCCTCCCGCAGCTCTGCGGAATCTTCGACGCCGGCAACGGCCACCAGAAAGCCGTCGGCTCCGAAAACCCCAGGCAGCAGCAAAGCCCCGGGCAGTACGAAGACCTCCGGCAGCAGCAAGGCCCCGGGCAGCGCCAGGACCTCAGCCGCCAAGACCAGCCGCCCCACGTCCATGAAATCTGCTGACAAAGCCTCCGGGAACAGTGCACGCGAAGCCCAGGACCTCGATCCCGTACCGGCCAAGGCGTTCTCGGGCAGGATGCTGGCGCTGGCCGTCGTCATGATTGCCATCACTATCATGCTGGCGCCCACCGTTAGGATTTTCCTGGAGAAACGAGCCGAAATCTCCGCACTGGAGGCCGAGATCGCCAGCAATCAGGCAGAGCAGGCGGAGCTGAACAAGCAGCTTTCCCGGTGGCAGGATCCCAACTACGTGAAACAACAGGCCCGCGACCGCATTAACATGGTTATGCCGGGTGAAACGGGTTACTGGGTATTTGGCGGGGAAGAAGCCGCCGGTACCCCTGGGGGCCGCACCGGCTCCGGCTCATCCGCAAACCCGGCAAACCTGCCCTGGGTGGATGCGCTCTGGGAGTCAATCAGACGATCGGCAACAGACTAG
- a CDS encoding DUF501 domain-containing protein: MEENTAAVPQESRQPSAHDLDVLSRQLGRPVRDVVEIPARCVCGNPLVAATAPRLSNGTPFPTTFYLTHPVITSAVSRLEAGGLMNEMNDRLTADQELADAYHGAHEAYLQARNEIAGRSGTGSVPEIDGISAGGMPTRVKCLHVLVGHSLAAGPGVNPLGDEALAAISEWWTKDRCYCDGAWDTAGEAPSRDLSRHGPQGLPDIVGRPAPVRKPKADSSSELTEDA, from the coding sequence GTGGAAGAGAACACGGCAGCCGTGCCGCAGGAATCCCGCCAGCCATCAGCACACGACCTCGATGTCCTCAGCCGCCAGCTCGGCAGGCCGGTGCGGGACGTAGTGGAGATTCCCGCGCGCTGTGTATGTGGGAATCCGCTCGTGGCGGCCACTGCGCCCCGGCTCAGCAACGGGACTCCGTTTCCCACCACGTTCTACCTGACCCACCCGGTCATCACTTCCGCGGTGTCGCGGCTGGAAGCGGGCGGGCTCATGAATGAAATGAATGACCGGCTCACTGCGGATCAGGAACTCGCCGATGCTTACCATGGCGCCCACGAGGCCTACCTGCAGGCTCGCAACGAGATTGCCGGACGTTCCGGGACCGGGTCCGTGCCGGAAATCGATGGGATCTCCGCTGGCGGCATGCCCACCCGCGTCAAGTGCTTGCACGTGCTGGTTGGCCACTCGCTGGCTGCCGGTCCCGGGGTCAACCCGCTGGGCGACGAGGCCCTGGCGGCAATCTCAGAGTGGTGGACCAAGGACCGTTGCTACTGCGATGGCGCCTGGGACACTGCGGGCGAGGCCCCGTCGAGGGATCTGAGCCGTCACGGTCCTCAAGGTTTGCCTGACATCGTGGGGCGCCCGGCGCCAGTCCGTAAGCCCAAGGCAGACTCCAGCAGCGAATTGACGGAGGACGCATGA
- a CDS encoding N-acetyltransferase, translating into MPGETDLKSLLESLHPVIRDGDYVYALWPHGRPLEGDIEAAVREAEGLTVVLRRDEADRMGLTYDFVASWITLQIHSALEAVGLTAAVSAALTHAGISCNVLAGFHHDHLLVPVADAGRALDVLRLLARGVVLRTERPEDRPEILELTARAFSVSPVTGQPVQGTPLEVGLLRELFECDEYIPELSIVAEIGGDIVGHVISTRGWIGDLELVGLGPIGVLPQFQRRGVGSALMRESAARATAAGEPAIALLGSPLYYPRFGYVPATSLGVEPPEAAWGDHFQLLPLPAWPDGVRGTFRCAEPFERV; encoded by the coding sequence ATGCCTGGCGAAACCGATCTGAAGAGCCTCCTGGAGTCCCTGCATCCTGTCATTAGGGATGGCGACTATGTGTACGCGCTCTGGCCGCACGGCAGGCCGTTGGAAGGCGACATCGAGGCCGCCGTCCGTGAGGCTGAAGGGCTGACCGTGGTCCTGCGACGGGATGAGGCGGACAGGATGGGCCTCACTTACGATTTCGTGGCCTCCTGGATCACGCTCCAGATCCATTCAGCATTGGAAGCGGTGGGACTGACGGCCGCAGTGAGCGCGGCGCTGACGCACGCAGGCATCAGTTGCAACGTCCTGGCTGGCTTTCACCATGACCACCTGCTGGTTCCTGTGGCAGACGCTGGCCGCGCTTTGGACGTCTTGCGTTTGCTGGCCCGTGGGGTGGTGCTTCGGACGGAGCGGCCGGAAGACCGCCCTGAAATCCTGGAACTCACGGCGAGGGCCTTTTCGGTGTCTCCGGTGACCGGTCAGCCGGTCCAGGGGACGCCCTTGGAAGTTGGTTTGCTGCGGGAGCTCTTCGAGTGCGACGAGTACATTCCCGAGCTGAGCATAGTAGCCGAGATTGGCGGAGACATTGTTGGGCACGTCATCAGCACCCGCGGCTGGATCGGAGACCTGGAACTCGTGGGGTTGGGTCCCATCGGGGTCCTCCCGCAATTTCAGCGGCGCGGGGTCGGTTCGGCCCTGATGCGTGAGTCCGCCGCGCGCGCCACGGCGGCCGGCGAGCCCGCGATTGCCCTGCTGGGCAGCCCCCTCTACTACCCGCGCTTCGGTTATGTACCGGCCACGTCTTTGGGCGTGGAACCACCCGAGGCTGCCTGGGGTGATCACTTCCAGTTGCTGCCGCTTCCGGCATGGCCCGACGGCGTTCGGGGAACCTTTCGCTGCGCGGAGCCATTCGAACGCGTGTAG
- a CDS encoding ABC transporter substrate-binding protein: MFDLSQAAPRAAKLTALGIGVALLATACGGSSTPSQTGSSSAAAAGISCPAPSGGAGAGNSQAATNTGSVPPSTTTTATPLKLGSLLPTTGSLAFLGPPEIAGVNLGIKEVNDAGGVLGAPVAVVHRDSGDTKTDIATQSTTALLGQGVSAIIGAASSGVSKTVINQITGAGVIQFSPANTSPDFTTWDDKGLYWRTAPSDVLQGKVLGNYMATCGAQTVGMIVLNDAYGTGLQKNVKAAFEAAGGKVVAEELFNEGDSQFSSQVDKVIAAKPDAIALITFDQAKSIVPLITGKGIKPTQLFMVDGNTSDYSKDFQAGTLKGAQGTIPGTFAKDAFKQKLLAIDPALKDFSYAGESYDAVNLISLASEAAKSTKGTDIAAKLKEVSQGGEKCTDFASCVTLLRQGKDIDYDGQSGPVTFSDAGDPTEAYIGIYEYQDNNTYKPVREEFGKL; the protein is encoded by the coding sequence ATGTTTGATCTTTCCCAAGCGGCGCCCCGAGCCGCCAAGCTTACAGCGCTTGGCATTGGGGTTGCCCTCCTGGCCACAGCTTGTGGTGGGTCCTCCACGCCGAGCCAGACCGGGTCAAGTTCCGCCGCCGCTGCAGGCATCTCCTGCCCGGCTCCGAGTGGAGGGGCGGGAGCCGGCAACAGCCAGGCTGCTACCAACACGGGATCCGTACCTCCCTCGACCACCACTACCGCCACTCCTCTGAAACTTGGATCGCTTCTGCCGACAACGGGGTCGCTCGCGTTCCTCGGCCCACCCGAAATCGCTGGCGTTAACCTCGGTATCAAGGAAGTCAATGATGCAGGCGGCGTCCTGGGCGCTCCGGTTGCGGTTGTGCACCGCGATTCCGGTGACACCAAGACCGACATCGCAACACAGTCCACCACCGCCCTCCTGGGCCAGGGCGTGAGCGCAATCATCGGTGCGGCTTCGTCCGGTGTTTCCAAGACTGTCATCAACCAGATCACGGGCGCTGGGGTCATCCAGTTCTCGCCGGCGAACACGTCCCCTGACTTCACTACATGGGACGACAAGGGCCTTTACTGGCGTACTGCTCCCTCCGACGTCCTGCAGGGCAAGGTCCTGGGCAACTACATGGCTACCTGTGGCGCCCAGACTGTGGGCATGATCGTCCTCAACGACGCCTATGGCACGGGCCTGCAGAAGAACGTCAAGGCAGCCTTTGAGGCCGCTGGCGGCAAGGTTGTGGCCGAGGAACTGTTCAACGAGGGTGACTCGCAGTTCAGCAGCCAGGTGGACAAGGTCATCGCCGCCAAGCCGGATGCGATCGCACTGATCACCTTCGACCAGGCAAAGAGCATCGTCCCCCTGATCACCGGCAAGGGTATTAAGCCCACGCAGCTGTTCATGGTTGACGGCAATACCTCGGACTACAGCAAGGACTTCCAGGCCGGCACCCTGAAGGGCGCACAGGGAACCATCCCCGGTACCTTCGCAAAGGATGCCTTCAAGCAGAAGCTCCTCGCTATCGATCCTGCACTGAAGGATTTCAGCTACGCCGGCGAGTCCTACGACGCCGTGAACCTGATCTCGCTGGCCTCTGAAGCGGCCAAGAGCACCAAGGGTACGGACATCGCAGCCAAGCTGAAGGAAGTTTCCCAAGGCGGCGAGAAGTGCACCGACTTCGCTTCCTGCGTAACTTTGCTTCGCCAGGGCAAGGACATTGACTACGACGGCCAGTCGGGTCCGGTAACGTTCTCCGACGCCGGTGACCCCACCGAGGCGTACATCGGTATCTACGAGTACCAGGACAACAACACCTACAAGCCGGTCCGTGAAGAGTTCGGCAAGCTCTAA
- a CDS encoding FAD-dependent oxidoreductase yields MATTPELIDRPRVLVVGGGYVGLYVALKLQKKIANAGGIVTVVDPLPYMTYQPFLPEVAGGNIEARHAVVSHRQHLKQTELIQGRVTSIDHANRTAVVAPASGEAPFEIPYFDVVIAAGAITRTFPIKGLADKGIGLKTIEEAVALRNKVLERIEAASTMTDPAERAKALTFVVVGGGFAGIECLTEMEDLARAAVKNNPRVRQEEVRFILVEAMGRIMPEVTASQAEWVVEHLRSRDIEVLLNTSLDSAEGNLKLINLPDKTSAGEVEADTLVWAAGVQANPMIRSTDFPLEPRGRVRVLPDLRIAGDEGIVENAWAAGDIAAVPDLTGKGLPDGTCVPNAQHALRQAKKLAKNLWASRWDKPLHDYKHKNLGAVAGFGEWKGVANINLLGRIGLKGGLAWLAHRGYHGMAMPTVERKFRVIFGWILAFFAGRDTTQLMDLDNPRGAFVAAATPAPKPAAAPAPAPAAAEKPAEDKTPVPVDAK; encoded by the coding sequence ATGGCAACCACCCCAGAGCTCATTGACCGTCCCCGGGTTCTCGTCGTCGGCGGCGGCTACGTCGGCCTGTACGTAGCCCTTAAATTGCAGAAGAAGATCGCGAATGCCGGTGGCATCGTCACCGTCGTTGATCCCCTGCCCTACATGACTTACCAGCCGTTCCTCCCCGAGGTCGCTGGTGGCAACATCGAGGCACGCCACGCGGTCGTCTCCCACCGCCAGCACCTCAAGCAGACGGAGCTCATCCAGGGCCGCGTCACCAGCATCGACCACGCCAACCGCACCGCGGTTGTGGCTCCTGCCAGTGGTGAAGCTCCCTTCGAGATTCCGTACTTCGACGTCGTCATCGCAGCCGGTGCCATTACCCGCACCTTCCCCATCAAGGGCCTCGCTGACAAGGGCATTGGCCTGAAGACCATCGAGGAAGCCGTAGCACTGCGCAACAAGGTGCTGGAGCGCATTGAGGCCGCTTCCACCATGACGGACCCCGCGGAGCGCGCCAAGGCCCTCACCTTCGTGGTTGTCGGTGGCGGTTTTGCCGGCATCGAATGCCTCACCGAGATGGAAGACCTCGCCCGCGCAGCGGTCAAGAACAACCCGCGTGTCCGCCAGGAAGAAGTCCGCTTCATCCTTGTTGAGGCCATGGGCCGCATCATGCCCGAGGTCACCGCATCCCAGGCTGAGTGGGTTGTAGAGCACCTGCGCAGCCGCGATATCGAGGTCCTCCTCAATACCTCCCTGGACAGTGCAGAGGGCAACCTCAAGCTGATCAACCTGCCGGACAAGACGTCCGCCGGTGAAGTTGAAGCCGATACCCTGGTGTGGGCTGCCGGCGTGCAGGCCAACCCGATGATCCGCTCCACAGATTTCCCGCTGGAACCGCGCGGCCGTGTCCGTGTCCTCCCGGACCTGCGTATTGCCGGCGACGAAGGCATCGTCGAGAACGCTTGGGCAGCCGGCGATATCGCCGCTGTCCCGGACCTCACGGGCAAGGGACTGCCGGACGGTACCTGTGTCCCGAACGCCCAGCACGCCCTCCGCCAGGCAAAGAAGCTCGCCAAGAACCTCTGGGCTTCCCGCTGGGACAAGCCGCTGCACGACTACAAGCACAAGAACCTTGGTGCTGTTGCCGGCTTCGGCGAATGGAAGGGTGTCGCCAACATCAACCTGCTGGGCCGCATCGGACTCAAGGGCGGCCTCGCCTGGCTGGCACACCGTGGCTACCACGGCATGGCCATGCCCACGGTTGAGCGCAAGTTCCGCGTGATCTTCGGCTGGATCCTGGCCTTCTTCGCAGGCCGCGACACCACGCAGCTGATGGACCTCGACAACCCGCGCGGCGCTTTCGTTGCGGCTGCAACCCCGGCCCCCAAGCCGGCTGCTGCACCTGCCCCCGCGCCTGCTGCGGCGGAAAAGCCCGCCGAGGACAAGACTCCGGTACCGGTTGACGCCAAGTAG